A DNA window from Terriglobales bacterium contains the following coding sequences:
- a CDS encoding ester cyclase — translation MQLHRIISLIGIACVAWALVAEAQKKPTTSSQNTAGQVQVAPQKKAVTPAQTRVPLPGQLQPASDEQNKAVVRRVFDDLFTRGRYEFINDIYTKDCAVHFRGRNNRLEEAVAEGKGWRSAAPDLVMKVDNMMVQRDFVMVNWTALGTNTGKGNGVPASGKRILIHGNSKFRLVNGKIAEVWNEYDRDEIFRQVGVSPKLGHLYDMTQDYWSALNRIVSDTGLAVLQFSLIKL, via the coding sequence ATGCAGCTCCACCGGATAATCTCTCTGATCGGGATCGCCTGTGTTGCATGGGCTCTTGTGGCGGAAGCCCAGAAGAAGCCAACTACTTCATCCCAGAACACGGCTGGTCAGGTCCAGGTTGCACCGCAGAAAAAGGCGGTTACGCCGGCTCAGACCAGAGTTCCCCTGCCAGGCCAACTCCAACCGGCATCGGATGAACAGAACAAAGCAGTCGTGCGGCGGGTATTCGATGACCTCTTCACTCGCGGGCGCTATGAGTTCATCAATGATATCTATACCAAGGACTGTGCCGTCCACTTCCGCGGCCGGAACAACCGACTGGAAGAGGCGGTGGCGGAAGGTAAAGGATGGAGGTCGGCGGCTCCCGATCTCGTGATGAAGGTCGACAACATGATGGTGCAGCGCGACTTCGTGATGGTTAACTGGACTGCACTGGGAACGAACACGGGCAAAGGCAATGGAGTTCCAGCCTCAGGGAAGCGCATCCTGATCCATGGCAATAGCAAATTCCGGCTTGTCAATGGGAAGATTGCCGAGGTGTGGAACGAGTACGACCGGGACGAGATTTTTCGCCAAGTCGGGGTGTCCCCAAAACTAGGCCACCTCTATGACATGACCCAGGACTACTGGTCGGCCTTGAATCGAATTGTTTCCGATACCGGTTTGGCGGTGCTTCAGTTCAGTCTTATAAAGTTGTAA
- a CDS encoding DUF692 family protein — MAARINYLTQANTSVAIGATYEGRDPALLERMLPLVDYIEVTLETISEVNDHEISLSNEIMSELKNIGKAAQIIVHGVSLSIGSHEGWSPTYLRLLDDFLEQVDVAWHSEHLAYTKVDGEHLGIMLAMPKTNEALDMVCERVSAIQERYRLPFLLENIVHVIPDFPSDYSDAGFLNALTNRTGCGLILDVYNLECDAHNHGFDIPAFLSELQPANVRELHVACGVEHNGFLLDVHSQLTRSSTVELARQVVQQSARNAQVVVYEFMPEAVPGLGHNAIAEELGRLRAAFRN; from the coding sequence ATGGCTGCTCGTATCAACTATCTCACGCAAGCGAATACATCCGTGGCCATCGGCGCCACATATGAGGGGCGCGATCCCGCCCTTCTTGAACGCATGCTTCCCCTTGTCGACTATATCGAGGTGACGCTGGAGACGATATCCGAGGTAAATGATCATGAGATCTCCCTCAGCAACGAGATTATGTCGGAACTCAAGAATATAGGCAAAGCAGCGCAGATTATTGTGCATGGCGTTAGTTTATCTATCGGTTCGCATGAAGGATGGTCTCCCACCTACTTGCGTCTTCTGGACGACTTTCTTGAGCAGGTCGATGTGGCTTGGCATAGCGAGCATCTCGCTTATACCAAGGTCGATGGGGAGCACCTAGGTATTATGCTTGCCATGCCGAAGACTAATGAGGCGCTCGATATGGTGTGCGAAAGGGTAAGTGCGATTCAAGAACGTTACAGGCTTCCCTTTCTGTTAGAGAACATTGTTCACGTCATCCCTGATTTCCCGAGTGACTATTCCGATGCTGGTTTCCTCAACGCGCTCACGAATAGAACCGGTTGCGGCTTGATTCTTGATGTGTACAACCTGGAATGCGATGCGCACAACCATGGGTTCGATATCCCTGCCTTCCTCAGCGAACTTCAGCCTGCGAATGTTCGCGAACTGCATGTTGCCTGCGGAGTAGAACACAACGGCTTTCTGTTGGACGTACACTCTCAACTCACCCGCAGCTCCACCGTCGAACTGGCACGACAAGTCGTCCAGCAGTCAGCGCGAAATGCCCAGGTTGTGGTCTATGAGTTCATGCCTGAGGCGGTACCAGGTCTAGGCCACAATGCGATTGCAGAGGAGTTGGGTCGGCTCCGTGCGGCCTTTAGGAATTGA
- a CDS encoding 1-acyl-sn-glycerol-3-phosphate acyltransferase: MARIALIAQKDNRWANSILQILSQARTTHECYFAELGSFCNSADESDPEASYVYIPSLIDREGIIPDLSEAERVFQRSARLRPRKLVLLSSALIYGTGPWRLGLVSEDYTAGNYRGDQICSRWKSLEATAGQCLNLKGNVPLIILRPTTVLPSPALLSRRLMRRFTFTLPGHDPTLQLLSLCDLAEALLCALEQDKPGVFNVAPDGVVPLHAAVRIAHGYSVALPRTLQRLFRRSDALDYLRYPWTVSNKKIKEELGFAPRKSSIATVFEMEAETEIDCRKRGPSLPSPEPTFDDFGMDKNLIQSYGKTLFKFLCDYYWRIEVKGLEYVPREGPAILVGMHRGFMPWDGVMVLHQLVQKAGRFPRFLTHPGLLKFPFISSFVTKLGGVIACQESADRVLESGELLGVFPEGVRGAFTPYREAYRLKSFGRDAFVKIALRHRVRIVPFVTVGSAEIFPIFATIKSRRWTRYSDWPCLPLSTFPILPVPLPSKWHMQFLPAIHLGEQYPREAAQDASVIKAISLEVRNRMQQAVDEMIRKRRSVFFGSIFEPEEEAGTR; this comes from the coding sequence ATGGCCAGAATAGCGCTCATCGCCCAAAAGGATAATCGCTGGGCAAACAGCATCTTGCAGATTCTCAGCCAGGCAAGAACCACCCATGAATGCTACTTTGCCGAGCTCGGTAGCTTTTGCAATAGTGCAGATGAAAGCGATCCGGAGGCGAGTTACGTCTACATTCCTTCTTTAATTGATCGGGAGGGAATAATTCCTGATTTATCCGAAGCTGAACGGGTATTTCAGCGATCTGCCAGGCTCCGGCCAAGGAAACTAGTCCTGCTTTCCAGTGCCCTGATTTATGGAACGGGCCCCTGGAGACTGGGCCTGGTCAGCGAGGATTACACCGCTGGAAATTATCGCGGAGACCAAATTTGTAGTCGCTGGAAGTCGCTTGAGGCGACGGCCGGTCAATGTTTGAATTTGAAGGGGAATGTACCACTCATAATCCTGCGTCCCACAACCGTGCTGCCCTCACCGGCTTTGCTCAGCCGGCGACTGATGCGGCGGTTCACATTTACTTTGCCTGGGCACGATCCCACATTGCAGCTTCTCAGTCTCTGCGACCTGGCAGAGGCCCTGCTCTGCGCCCTTGAGCAGGATAAACCAGGCGTATTTAATGTCGCTCCGGATGGTGTAGTTCCACTGCATGCTGCCGTTCGGATCGCCCACGGTTACAGCGTTGCGCTTCCGCGCACCTTGCAGCGCCTGTTCAGACGCTCGGATGCTCTCGACTACCTGCGCTATCCGTGGACGGTTTCAAATAAAAAAATTAAGGAAGAGCTGGGCTTTGCTCCCCGCAAATCAAGTATTGCCACTGTCTTTGAAATGGAAGCGGAAACGGAAATTGACTGCCGGAAGAGAGGCCCTTCCCTACCCTCGCCCGAGCCCACGTTTGACGACTTTGGAATGGATAAGAACCTTATTCAGTCTTACGGCAAGACCCTGTTCAAGTTTCTGTGCGATTACTACTGGCGCATCGAAGTCAAAGGACTCGAGTATGTTCCTCGCGAGGGGCCAGCAATTCTGGTCGGCATGCATCGTGGTTTTATGCCTTGGGATGGTGTCATGGTCCTGCACCAGTTGGTCCAAAAGGCAGGGAGATTTCCCCGCTTTCTCACTCATCCTGGATTGCTGAAGTTCCCATTTATTTCCAGCTTCGTAACCAAGCTCGGGGGAGTGATTGCCTGCCAGGAAAGCGCCGACCGGGTGCTTGAAAGCGGCGAGCTACTGGGTGTGTTCCCAGAGGGCGTTCGGGGCGCGTTCACACCGTATCGCGAGGCTTATAGGCTGAAGTCGTTTGGGCGCGATGCTTTTGTAAAAATCGCCCTGCGTCACCGCGTCCGGATTGTTCCTTTTGTTACCGTTGGCAGCGCTGAAATATTTCCAATATTCGCAACCATAAAATCCCGCCGATGGACCCGCTATTCGGATTGGCCCTGTCTGCCGCTTTCCACTTTCCCTATTTTGCCAGTGCCGCTGCCTTCAAAGTGGCACATGCAATTCTTGCCTGCCATTCACCTGGGAGAACAATACCCGCGAGAAGCGGCTCAGGATGCTTCGGTGATCAAAGCAATAAGCCTGGAAGTTCGAAACAGGATGCAACAAGCGGTAGATGAAATGATCCGCAAGCGCCGATCAGTGTTCTTTGGTTCAATCTTCGAGCCCGAGGAAGAAGCAGGAACCAGGTGA